One region of Halodesulfovibrio sp. genomic DNA includes:
- a CDS encoding ferritin-like domain-containing protein: MSKSDKEARRQKVIDVLNKARSMELHAITQYMNQHYGLDDMDYGELAKQVKLIALDEMRHAEMFAERIKELGGEPTADLCCPVERKQAVERIFPFDAHQEDDTIEQYNQFLIVCRENGDSGSQKIFETIIEEEQMHYNYFDSISNHIEKLGDVFLSKIAGTPASTGLAHQGYAVTEGGE; the protein is encoded by the coding sequence ATGAGCAAGTCTGACAAAGAAGCCCGTCGTCAAAAAGTTATTGATGTACTGAACAAAGCACGCAGCATGGAACTGCACGCCATTACCCAGTACATGAATCAACATTACGGGTTGGACGACATGGACTACGGGGAGCTTGCAAAGCAAGTCAAACTTATTGCTTTGGATGAAATGCGCCACGCAGAAATGTTTGCTGAACGCATTAAAGAGCTTGGCGGAGAACCGACGGCTGACCTGTGCTGCCCAGTGGAACGAAAACAAGCAGTGGAACGCATCTTTCCTTTTGATGCACACCAAGAAGACGACACCATTGAGCAATACAACCAATTCCTGATTGTCTGTCGAGAAAACGGTGACAGCGGAAGCCAAAAAATATTTGAGACTATTATCGAAGAAGAGCAAATGCATTACAACTACTTCGACTCTATCTCAAACCATATTGAAAAGCTCGGCGATGTGTTCTTAAGTAAAATTGCCGGAACTCCTGCTTCCACAGGACTCGCTCATCAAGGCTATGCAGTCACCGAAGGTGGCGAATAA
- the folE2 gene encoding GTP cyclohydrolase FolE2, with protein MQDIQMSTSEVAIPIDSVGVKNLRVPLSVRDRENGAQHTVADVEVGVDLPAAFKGTHMSRFVESLESFGEKLDYNSLKELLMQIQERLSARNAFISFTFPYFMTLSSPATKRKSRMNYEVTLTGALEENEMSCMLEACVPVMTVCPCSKAISDEGAHSQRAEIRLQINMNGFAWIEEFIEIANNAGSSPVYSLLKREDEKYVTEYAFANPTFVEDVVRAVAQQLSDHEKIDWYRVEVESFESIHNHSAYAVIESK; from the coding sequence CTGCAAGATATTCAGATGAGTACGTCTGAGGTGGCTATTCCTATCGACAGTGTAGGGGTTAAGAATCTTCGGGTTCCTCTTTCTGTGCGTGATCGTGAAAATGGCGCGCAGCATACCGTTGCTGATGTAGAAGTCGGGGTTGATTTACCGGCAGCATTTAAAGGCACGCACATGAGTCGTTTTGTTGAGTCGCTTGAAAGCTTTGGCGAAAAGTTAGACTACAACAGTTTAAAAGAATTGCTCATGCAGATTCAGGAACGGTTGAGCGCTCGTAATGCTTTTATATCATTTACGTTCCCGTATTTTATGACGCTGTCGTCTCCAGCTACTAAGCGTAAAAGCCGTATGAATTACGAGGTAACTCTTACAGGTGCGCTTGAAGAAAATGAAATGAGTTGCATGCTTGAAGCGTGTGTACCAGTTATGACAGTGTGCCCATGTTCAAAAGCTATTTCTGATGAAGGCGCTCATAGCCAGCGTGCTGAAATTCGGCTTCAGATCAATATGAACGGCTTTGCGTGGATTGAAGAATTTATTGAAATTGCGAATAACGCAGGTTCATCACCAGTGTATTCATTGCTGAAACGTGAAGATGAAAAGTATGTGACAGAATATGCTTTTGCAAACCCTACATTTGTAGAAGATGTTGTCCGTGCTGTTGCGCAGCAATTGAGCGATCATGAAAAAATTGATTGGTACAGAGTGGAAGTGGAAAGTTTTGAGTCTATCCATAACCACAGTGCATACGCGGTAATTGAAAGCAAGTAG
- the nikR gene encoding nickel-responsive transcriptional regulator NikR — MGRTIRFGVSLDSELLEKFDDLCDDRCYQTRSEAIRDLIRNTLVQQEWEQDDKELAGTLTLVYDHHKSDLAQRLTEIQHDAHDMIITSMHVHLDHDNCLEVLVLKGSGAKIRTLAQKLTSTKGVKHGKLNLTTTGQDIA; from the coding sequence ATGGGACGTACAATTCGCTTCGGCGTATCCCTTGATTCTGAACTGTTAGAAAAGTTTGATGATTTATGTGATGACCGCTGTTATCAGACCCGCTCTGAGGCTATACGCGATTTGATTCGTAATACTCTTGTGCAGCAGGAATGGGAGCAGGATGATAAAGAGTTAGCTGGAACGCTGACGCTTGTGTATGACCACCATAAAAGTGATCTTGCACAGCGACTTACAGAGATTCAGCATGATGCTCATGACATGATTATTACTTCCATGCATGTTCATCTGGATCATGACAATTGTCTGGAAGTTCTTGTTCTAAAAGGAAGTGGAGCTAAGATTCGCACCTTAGCTCAAAAGCTTACCTCCACAAAAGGAGTTAAGCACGGTAAATTAAACTTAACGACAACAGGACAAGACATTGCCTAA
- a CDS encoding 50S ribosomal protein L11 methyltransferase: MNQLSEYTPRLEVSLCGRDWTLDRAADLETLWESMVDDDFDDDERLPYWTELWPSSLVLGEHLFAHKEMIVGKNCLDIGCGLGLTAIIASWLGAHVVAMDYEFEALRFARKNAALNNVVQPQWTLMDWRFPAVRPKSVDVMWGGDIMYETRFVEPVLSFLDHCLVSGGCAWVAEPNRNVYNEFKAQLDKRGWKSRKLRTEKTSAIYEQPSKVTVNLWELSR, encoded by the coding sequence ATGAACCAACTTTCTGAATATACACCGCGTTTGGAAGTCTCTCTGTGCGGCAGAGACTGGACGCTTGATAGAGCCGCTGATCTGGAAACACTATGGGAATCCATGGTGGATGATGATTTTGATGACGATGAGCGCCTGCCGTACTGGACAGAGTTATGGCCTTCTAGTCTGGTGCTCGGCGAACATTTGTTTGCACACAAAGAAATGATAGTTGGAAAAAACTGTCTGGATATTGGGTGTGGGCTTGGTTTGACCGCCATTATAGCATCGTGGCTTGGTGCGCATGTCGTCGCAATGGACTATGAATTTGAAGCGCTGCGTTTTGCCAGAAAGAATGCGGCACTCAATAATGTTGTACAACCGCAGTGGACCCTTATGGACTGGCGTTTTCCCGCAGTGCGTCCTAAGTCAGTCGATGTTATGTGGGGCGGCGACATTATGTACGAGACACGTTTTGTTGAACCGGTGCTTTCTTTTCTTGACCATTGCCTTGTTTCTGGCGGCTGTGCATGGGTGGCAGAACCTAATAGAAATGTGTACAACGAATTTAAAGCGCAGCTTGATAAAAGGGGATGGAAATCCCGAAAGTTGCGCACCGAGAAAACATCTGCAATCTATGAGCAGCCATCAAAAGTGACTGTTAATCTTTGGGAACTGTCCCGCTAG
- a CDS encoding biotin transporter BioY — MQSSPLTGLHRQVWIALLAALIAVGALIQIPIGPVPVTLQTFFIVLAGFILGPVNGAATMLLYILAGAIGLPIFAGGKAGFAILFGPTGGYLIGFVGTAYIAGMGKHSKNDIMPLVWGLLGLAFVYLVGFVRLKFVLDISFTKAAAIGIAPFIWGDLVKVAAAAIALRFLRKQRLLPE; from the coding sequence ATGCAATCATCACCACTTACAGGATTGCACAGACAAGTATGGATTGCCCTGCTTGCTGCGCTCATTGCTGTTGGAGCACTTATACAAATCCCCATCGGTCCTGTGCCGGTAACCCTGCAAACCTTTTTTATTGTATTGGCAGGATTTATTCTTGGACCTGTAAATGGTGCAGCGACCATGCTTTTGTACATACTCGCCGGAGCCATCGGGCTACCTATTTTTGCAGGTGGCAAAGCAGGCTTTGCTATTCTGTTCGGTCCTACTGGCGGGTACCTGATTGGATTTGTGGGAACAGCCTACATTGCAGGGATGGGAAAGCATAGCAAAAACGACATTATGCCTCTGGTCTGGGGGCTTCTCGGCTTAGCCTTTGTGTACCTTGTTGGTTTTGTACGATTAAAATTCGTTCTGGATATTTCATTTACAAAAGCAGCGGCTATCGGGATAGCACCTTTCATATGGGGTGATCTTGTCAAAGTTGCAGCGGCTGCAATTGCGCTACGTTTTCTACGTAAGCAAAGGTTACTGCCCGAATGA
- a CDS encoding ABC transporter ATP-binding protein, which produces MITAENLSFTYRGNTAPALNNISFSIPKGELVCLCGTNGSGKSTLFSLLAGLQTPSAGELAVDAISAKGNEKQLRERSALVLQDADLQIIGATVAEDMMLAFPPNDTEAEATCQTMAERFSLLTHWDSAVHALSYGQKRKLCLAVSLLSTPSLLLLDEPFSGLDYPAMLEMRSIMKANKEQGLTQIVSVHDLEPVIDLADSMIVLHQGELKGTGAPESQLDSLLQYGIRPPYSWLREHTISPWD; this is translated from the coding sequence ATGATAACAGCGGAAAACCTTTCTTTCACATATCGGGGGAACACAGCTCCTGCGCTGAACAATATCTCTTTTTCTATCCCTAAAGGAGAGCTTGTTTGTCTCTGCGGTACAAACGGCAGTGGTAAATCAACGCTATTTTCCCTTCTTGCCGGACTACAGACTCCTTCTGCGGGAGAACTGGCTGTTGATGCTATCAGTGCTAAAGGTAACGAAAAACAGCTGAGAGAGCGAAGTGCACTTGTTCTACAAGATGCAGATTTGCAGATCATCGGTGCAACTGTTGCTGAAGATATGATGCTTGCATTTCCACCAAACGATACGGAAGCTGAAGCAACCTGCCAGACAATGGCAGAACGCTTTTCCTTGCTTACTCATTGGGATTCAGCAGTACATGCTCTTTCGTACGGACAAAAACGCAAACTTTGTTTAGCCGTGTCGCTCCTTTCGACACCTTCATTGCTATTGCTGGACGAACCGTTTTCCGGTCTCGATTATCCAGCAATGCTCGAAATGCGGTCAATCATGAAGGCAAATAAGGAACAAGGGTTGACGCAAATCGTTTCCGTGCACGACTTAGAGCCGGTTATCGATCTAGCAGATTCTATGATCGTCCTCCATCAAGGCGAACTAAAGGGAACCGGAGCACCGGAAAGTCAGCTTGACTCGCTCTTGCAATACGGTATTCGTCCCCCCTACTCGTGGTTACGTGAGCACACAATTTCCCCTTGGGACTAA
- a CDS encoding iron-containing alcohol dehydrogenase: MLDFMFHMPTKLIFGSGKLKELADPANVPGKKAFIVISSGGSMIRHSYLTFVQNMLNHNNIESVVYNKIQENPILDHVTEGAKLARQHECDFVIGLGGGSSIDSAKSIALMANNEGNYWDYMQAGTGGKKIPANPALPIVAIPTTAGTGTEADPWTVITNSETNEKIGWGNDSTYPTVSIIDPWFTLTVPPKVTAFTGMDAFFHSVETYLSAQRQPTSDLLSQQAVHLIYSFLPEIVAEGQNIEARTMVSWASTAAGVCQSLSSCMSLHSMEHALSAFYPEIPHGAGLIMLSRAYFKHITPHMPERMVDLAYFMEVDVDALPEDKRPFAFVDALDRLINNIGMGKLSLSEYGVKKEDCAKMAKNAMETMGVLFACTPVETSEAEVTAIFEESF, encoded by the coding sequence ATGCTTGATTTTATGTTTCATATGCCGACCAAATTGATCTTCGGTAGCGGTAAATTGAAAGAGTTGGCTGATCCGGCAAATGTTCCCGGTAAAAAAGCGTTTATTGTTATCAGTTCCGGCGGCTCCATGATTCGCCACAGCTACCTGACATTTGTGCAGAACATGCTGAATCATAATAATATTGAAAGCGTGGTCTACAATAAAATTCAGGAAAATCCGATTTTAGACCATGTTACGGAAGGCGCAAAGCTTGCGAGGCAACATGAGTGCGATTTTGTTATCGGACTTGGTGGCGGCAGTTCTATTGATTCTGCAAAGTCAATTGCGCTCATGGCAAATAACGAAGGGAACTATTGGGATTACATGCAGGCAGGCACAGGCGGTAAAAAAATTCCTGCAAACCCTGCGTTACCAATTGTTGCTATCCCGACGACTGCTGGCACAGGAACCGAAGCAGACCCGTGGACAGTTATTACCAATAGTGAAACCAATGAAAAGATTGGTTGGGGTAACGATTCAACATACCCAACTGTTTCTATTATCGACCCTTGGTTTACGCTGACTGTGCCACCTAAAGTTACTGCATTTACAGGTATGGATGCCTTTTTCCATTCAGTAGAAACATACCTTTCTGCGCAGCGTCAGCCAACTAGTGATTTGCTTTCGCAGCAGGCAGTACATTTGATTTATAGTTTCTTGCCGGAAATCGTAGCGGAAGGGCAGAACATAGAAGCTCGTACTATGGTTTCATGGGCATCCACAGCCGCAGGTGTGTGTCAGTCCTTGTCTTCTTGTATGTCTTTGCATTCTATGGAACATGCGCTTTCTGCATTCTATCCAGAAATTCCTCATGGTGCTGGTTTGATTATGCTTTCACGCGCGTATTTCAAACATATCACACCGCATATGCCGGAGCGCATGGTTGATCTAGCATATTTTATGGAAGTAGATGTTGACGCATTGCCGGAAGATAAACGTCCATTCGCCTTTGTTGATGCGCTTGATAGGCTTATCAACAATATTGGCATGGGTAAGCTTTCGCTGTCAGAGTACGGTGTAAAGAAAGAAGACTGCGCAAAAATGGCAAAGAATGCCATGGAAACAATGGGTGTACTGTTTGCCTGTACGCCGGTTGAAACTTCTGAAGCAGAAGTTACTGCTATTTTCGAAGAGTCATTTTAG
- a CDS encoding aminopeptidase, whose amino-acid sequence MSSNSLSCEPKSCWEVYNSDSDLAAMDSLAARYVEFLSTCKTERETIAYAVQRLGAAGFSTDISTGKYYTVLQDKTLFVARKGEKSLAEGVHLIGAHADTPRIDFKQHPLYETCGVAQAKTHYYGGIRKYQWLSRPLALHGVVVKENGEKVIVNIGEDASDPVFTIADLLPHLAQDQSKKVLSEAFEAERLNIILAHRPVEVEDEESKDAPKDKIKQRVLNILHEKYGINEEDLYSSELQAVPAGSARMVGLDESIIGGYGQDDRICCFTALEALLETEASDYAQVIVLWDKEEIGSEGSTGAKSRFFEYCIEDIIEAWNPDVRFRQVMLATRALSSDVHGALDPDYQEVHEKLNSATLGYGPCFCKFTGHRGKYEANDAHPEYLGWLRGVMNTAGVPWQMAELGKVDHGGGGTVAMYLAMYGMNIVDFGPGLLAMHSPFELASKADLYATMKAFSAFLEAK is encoded by the coding sequence ATGAGTTCAAATTCCTTATCCTGCGAGCCTAAAAGCTGCTGGGAAGTATATAATAGTGATAGCGATCTGGCTGCAATGGATTCTCTTGCTGCGCGATACGTGGAGTTTCTTTCAACGTGCAAAACTGAGCGTGAGACCATTGCTTATGCGGTTCAGCGTCTTGGAGCAGCAGGTTTTTCAACTGATATTTCTACTGGAAAGTATTACACCGTCCTTCAGGATAAGACACTGTTCGTAGCCCGCAAGGGTGAAAAATCACTCGCAGAAGGCGTACATCTTATTGGCGCACATGCCGATACCCCTCGTATCGATTTCAAGCAGCATCCACTGTATGAAACTTGTGGTGTTGCACAAGCAAAAACACATTACTACGGTGGAATTCGTAAGTACCAGTGGCTCTCTCGTCCTCTTGCACTGCATGGTGTTGTGGTAAAAGAAAACGGTGAAAAAGTTATCGTGAATATCGGTGAAGATGCATCTGATCCAGTGTTCACAATTGCAGACCTTCTTCCGCATCTGGCACAGGATCAGTCTAAAAAAGTTCTTTCAGAAGCATTCGAAGCAGAACGATTAAATATTATCCTCGCGCATCGTCCGGTAGAAGTGGAAGACGAAGAAAGTAAGGATGCTCCAAAAGATAAAATTAAGCAGCGTGTATTAAATATTCTGCACGAGAAATACGGCATCAACGAGGAAGATTTATACTCTTCTGAATTACAGGCTGTTCCTGCTGGTTCTGCCCGTATGGTTGGGTTGGATGAATCTATCATCGGTGGCTATGGTCAGGATGATCGTATCTGCTGCTTTACTGCGTTGGAAGCATTGCTCGAAACTGAAGCGTCAGACTACGCTCAGGTTATTGTACTGTGGGATAAAGAAGAAATCGGTTCAGAAGGCTCCACAGGCGCGAAGTCCCGTTTCTTTGAATACTGCATTGAAGATATTATTGAAGCATGGAACCCAGATGTTCGTTTCCGTCAGGTAATGCTTGCAACCCGCGCTCTTTCTTCCGATGTACACGGTGCATTGGACCCTGATTATCAGGAAGTGCATGAGAAATTAAACTCAGCTACTCTCGGATACGGTCCTTGTTTCTGCAAGTTTACTGGTCATCGTGGCAAGTACGAAGCCAACGATGCGCACCCTGAATATTTAGGCTGGCTGCGTGGTGTTATGAATACCGCCGGTGTGCCGTGGCAGATGGCAGAACTTGGCAAGGTTGACCATGGTGGTGGCGGTACTGTTGCAATGTACCTTGCCATGTACGGCATGAATATTGTTGATTTCGGACCGGGGCTGCTGGCAATGCACAGCCCGTTTGAGTTGGCAAGCAAAGCTGATTTGTATGCAACGATGAAAGCATTTTCTGCTTTTTTGGAAGCTAAATAA
- the selA gene encoding L-seryl-tRNA(Sec) selenium transferase, protein MSILFRALPSVDKVLDALNSSGEFIEIPRSIVREHVNGFLDVCREEIRANVITEPEQLALEIILPRMQAYIRAQSRPHFRRVLNGTGVVVHTNLGRSLLAEKAVEAVTEACAHYSNLEFDLTTGERGSRYSHVEELLCKVCGAEAGLVVNNNAAAVLIVLDTLCKGKEVPVSRGQLVEIGGSFRIPEVMEKSGAKLREVGATNRTHLKDYEQAITEETGALLRVHTSNYRIVGFHKEVTLEEMVALGKKHDLPVIEDLGSGSFTDFSSLRIGEEPTVQHVVGAGADVVTFSGDKVLGGPQAGIIVGKKKYIDMIKRNPMNRALRIDKMTLAALEATMRLYREPELARTEIPTLAMMFAELPTLKQRARRLANRIKKACGNQVSVSVLDGNSRVGGGSFPERDLPTALVAITPSAISETALKKALLDTTPPLVGRIEHQAFCLDPRTLSDKEFSLVIDALQQALNIDE, encoded by the coding sequence GTGTCTATTCTTTTCCGCGCTTTGCCATCAGTAGATAAAGTACTCGATGCGTTGAATTCTTCGGGTGAATTTATCGAAATCCCTCGTTCTATAGTTCGAGAACATGTAAACGGCTTTTTAGATGTATGCCGTGAAGAAATTCGGGCGAACGTAATTACAGAGCCGGAGCAGCTTGCTCTGGAAATAATTTTGCCCCGAATGCAGGCGTACATTCGTGCTCAGTCTCGCCCTCACTTTAGAAGAGTGCTGAATGGCACAGGCGTTGTTGTACATACGAACCTTGGGCGCTCCCTTTTAGCAGAAAAGGCTGTCGAAGCTGTTACCGAGGCGTGCGCGCATTATTCCAACTTGGAATTTGATCTTACCACTGGTGAACGCGGCAGCCGTTACAGTCATGTTGAAGAGTTGTTATGCAAAGTTTGCGGTGCAGAAGCCGGACTTGTGGTCAATAACAACGCCGCCGCAGTGCTGATTGTGTTAGATACGCTATGCAAAGGTAAGGAAGTCCCTGTTTCTCGAGGACAGCTTGTCGAGATTGGCGGCAGTTTCCGTATTCCAGAAGTTATGGAAAAAAGCGGAGCGAAGTTGCGGGAAGTCGGTGCAACAAACCGTACGCATTTGAAAGACTATGAGCAGGCAATTACTGAGGAAACTGGTGCATTGCTGCGCGTACATACTTCAAATTACCGCATTGTTGGATTTCATAAAGAGGTAACGCTGGAAGAAATGGTTGCTCTTGGCAAAAAACATGACCTTCCAGTGATTGAAGACCTTGGTAGCGGCAGCTTTACAGATTTTTCTTCTCTGCGAATTGGTGAAGAACCGACTGTACAGCATGTTGTGGGAGCAGGTGCAGATGTGGTTACATTCTCAGGCGATAAAGTGCTTGGGGGACCACAGGCAGGCATTATTGTCGGTAAAAAGAAATATATCGATATGATTAAACGTAATCCGATGAACCGTGCATTACGTATCGACAAAATGACACTTGCTGCTCTGGAAGCCACAATGCGTTTGTATCGTGAGCCGGAACTTGCCCGTACAGAAATTCCAACACTCGCGATGATGTTTGCAGAGTTGCCAACATTGAAACAACGTGCGCGTCGCCTTGCAAATCGTATTAAAAAGGCGTGTGGTAATCAGGTGTCAGTCTCTGTGCTGGATGGTAATTCCCGTGTTGGCGGCGGCTCTTTTCCAGAACGTGACTTGCCTACAGCACTGGTTGCAATTACTCCGTCTGCAATTTCTGAAACAGCGCTGAAAAAGGCGCTGCTTGATACAACACCACCTTTAGTAGGCAGAATTGAGCATCAGGCTTTTTGTTTAGACCCTCGCACGCTGAGCGATAAAGAATTCAGTCTGGTCATCGACGCACTTCAGCAAGCTCTTAATATTGATGAGTAA
- a CDS encoding Mur ligase family protein, with translation MSETERNFFATYEDFEAHLQKLGLFHMDLAHSRIDAVLNEAELKRPDYPVAQVIGTNGKGSTSSFLSAFGQATGLTVGLYTSPHFITPRERILINGEMLDEEEWCDVANDVMECGGKELTYFELLTVMAVFFFADYEVDLGIFEAGLGGTHDATTAIERDLVVYTPIGLDHADVLGATVEDIARDKAGAMRKDLPAITHVQEKSVMTVLKDEAQKVGAALVTSEGTVTLPSTTRIGLTGKHQKENALLALAAFRKLVEKYGWSPADIMDWDDVKEIGVADAWIAGRFQHIAATDMLPELYLDGAHNVPAFAVLADTLQEQAIKPAVVIFGCMENKDIQTLVPKVQGLTEGAILLPQFTEMDRAEPAERLATHFDDRAQVCESLQEALTRSKELVGDAPVLLCGSLYLLAEFFALYPEFLQR, from the coding sequence ATGAGCGAAACAGAACGAAATTTTTTTGCAACGTATGAAGACTTTGAAGCGCATTTACAGAAGCTTGGTCTTTTTCACATGGATTTAGCACACAGCAGAATTGATGCTGTGCTGAATGAAGCAGAACTAAAACGACCGGACTATCCTGTTGCTCAGGTTATCGGGACAAATGGAAAGGGCAGCACCAGCTCGTTTCTTTCTGCTTTTGGACAAGCGACAGGCTTAACTGTCGGGCTATATACTTCCCCGCACTTTATCACTCCGCGTGAACGTATTCTCATCAACGGTGAAATGTTGGATGAAGAAGAATGGTGCGATGTTGCCAACGATGTTATGGAATGCGGTGGCAAGGAGCTCACCTATTTTGAACTGCTTACAGTCATGGCAGTATTCTTTTTTGCGGACTATGAGGTTGATTTAGGCATCTTCGAAGCTGGCTTGGGTGGGACGCATGATGCTACAACAGCTATTGAGCGCGATTTAGTAGTGTATACTCCTATCGGACTGGATCATGCAGATGTCCTTGGTGCAACAGTAGAAGATATTGCCCGTGATAAAGCTGGGGCAATGCGAAAAGACCTTCCTGCAATTACCCACGTTCAGGAAAAAAGTGTCATGACTGTGCTGAAAGACGAAGCGCAAAAAGTTGGAGCAGCTCTTGTAACATCAGAAGGTACTGTGACCTTGCCTTCGACGACCCGCATCGGCTTGACAGGAAAGCACCAAAAAGAAAATGCCTTGCTCGCGCTTGCAGCATTCAGAAAGCTTGTTGAAAAATATGGCTGGTCTCCTGCGGATATTATGGATTGGGACGATGTAAAAGAGATCGGTGTAGCTGATGCATGGATTGCTGGACGATTCCAACATATAGCCGCTACTGACATGTTGCCGGAACTGTACCTTGATGGCGCTCATAACGTCCCTGCTTTTGCGGTGCTTGCAGATACATTGCAGGAACAGGCGATAAAACCAGCTGTAGTTATCTTTGGTTGTATGGAAAACAAAGATATTCAAACTCTTGTGCCCAAAGTGCAGGGGCTTACAGAAGGTGCTATTCTCCTTCCTCAATTTACTGAAATGGATAGAGCTGAACCGGCAGAACGTCTCGCCACTCATTTTGATGATCGTGCACAGGTCTGTGAATCGTTGCAGGAAGCCTTAACCCGCAGCAAAGAACTTGTAGGTGATGCCCCTGTGCTTTTATGCGGTTCTCTCTACTTGCTTGCAGAGTTTTTTGCTCTGTATCCAGAATTTTTACAGCGCTAA